GCTCTTCCAGGCTCTTCTTCGCCTGGTTCTCGAAGTTGGAGTAGGTGTGGACCACGTACCATTTCATCGCCATTACAACTTCCCCCAGATGGCAGGAATCCACTCGACCATGAGGTTGTAGGCGAGGGTGTCGATGCCGAAGAGGAGGATCGCCGCGACGATGGACGCGACGATGACGGCCATGGTCGACGCCTTGGTCTCCTCCCAGGACGGCCAGGTCACCTTCATCAACTCCGAGGCGACCTCCAGCGAGAGCGTGTGCGTCTTGGGGTGCACGTAGGCCCCCACCACGAGCCCCGCGGCGATCACGAAGCCCAGGAGCGTCGAGACCGTCCAGTCGAGACCGTCGATGATGACGGGATCGCTCCACCCCAGGCGCGCCCAGATGAGGCCGCAGACGTGCTCCAGGAAGAACGCGAAGATGAGACCCGCGATGAGGAAGAAGATGACCACGAGCCGCTTCGGATCCATTCCCGAACGGTTGGCCTGCTGGCTGGCCTCTGATGCCGCTGCCATGATTCCTCGCTGACTGAGTGCGACTGGATATCGAAAAACACAGGAACCCCCGGTACGTGGGTACCGAGGGTCCCTGCAACTAAACAACTGGCAGGCCAGGAGGGATTCGAACCCCCAACACGCGGATTTGGAGACCGCTGCTCTACCGTTGGAGCTACTGGCCTAGAGAACACCCGAACGAAACAGCCGACCTAGACTTTACCTTCCTTATGGACGGTATGCTTGCGCTCGCGGGGGCAGTACTTGCTCAGTTCGAGCTTGTCCTGGCTCTTCCGCTTGTTCTTGGTCGTGAAGTAGTTCCGCTCCTTGCAGGTCGTGCACTCGAGCGAAATGATGCTGCGGTTACCCTTGGGCATGGCTTGGACTCGATGAACACGAGGGAAAGCTGCGCGAAACAGCTTCCCCTCGGAGTTGACTCACAGGAGAGGCAGGCAAGAAGCCCACCAGCCAACTAGGCGATGATCTCGGCGACGACGCCGGCGCCCACCGTGCGGCCACCCTCGCGAACCGCGAAGCGCAGCTCCTTCTCCATCGCCACCGGGGTGATGAGCTCCACCTCGATCGCGATGTTGTCGCCCGGCATCACCATCTCCACGTTGTCCGGCAGCTTCACCGTGCCCGTCACGTCCGTGGTGCGGAAGTAGAACTGGGGACGGTAGCCCTTGAAGAACGGGGTGTGGCGGCCCCCCTCTTCCTTGCTCAGCACGTAGATCTGCGCCTTGAACTTGGTGTGCGGGGTGATGGAACCCGGCTTGGCCAGCACCTGGCCCCGCTCCATGTCCTCACGCTTCAGACCACGCACCAGCGCGCCGATGTTGTCGCCCGCCCGGCCCTCGTCCAGCAGCTTGCGGAACATCTCCACGCCCGTCACCACCGTCTTCTGCGTGGCGCGCAGACCCACCACTTCCACTTCCTCGCCCACCTTGATGATGCCGCGCTCGACGCGGCCGGTGGCCACCGTTCCACGGCCGGCGATGGAGAACACGTCCTCCACCGGCATCAGGAAGGGCTTGTCCGTGGCGCGCTGGGGGGTGGGGATGTAGCTGTCCACCGCCTCCATCAGCTTGAGGATGGCCGGCTCGCCAATCTCCGAGGTGTCGCCCTCGAGCGCCTTGACGGCGCTGCCGGGAACAATCGGAATGGTGTCGCCCGGGAACTCGTACTTCTTGAGCAGGTCGCGCACTTCCATCTCCACGAGCTCGCGCAGCTCGGGGTCGTCCAGCAGGTCCACCTTGTTCAGGAAGACCACGATGTAGGGCACGCCCACCTGGCGGGCGAGCAGGATGTGCTCGCGCGTCTGGGGCATCGGGCCGTCCGCGGCCGACACCACCAGGATGGCGCCGTCCATCTGCGCCGCGCCCGTGATCATGTTCTTGACGTAGTCGGCGTGGCCCGGGCAGTCCACGTGCGCGTAGTGCCGGTTCTTCGTCTTGTACTCCACGTGCGCCGTGGAGATGGTGATGCCGCGCT
This Cystobacter fuscus DSM 2262 DNA region includes the following protein-coding sequences:
- the secE gene encoding preprotein translocase subunit SecE — encoded protein: MAAASEASQQANRSGMDPKRLVVIFFLIAGLIFAFFLEHVCGLIWARLGWSDPVIIDGLDWTVSTLLGFVIAAGLVVGAYVHPKTHTLSLEVASELMKVTWPSWEETKASTMAVIVASIVAAILLFGIDTLAYNLMVEWIPAIWGKL
- the rpmG gene encoding 50S ribosomal protein L33, with the protein product MPKGNRSIISLECTTCKERNYFTTKNKRKSQDKLELSKYCPRERKHTVHKEGKV
- the tuf gene encoding elongation factor Tu codes for the protein MPHVNIGTIGHVDHGKTSLTAAITKVLAKTGGATFLAYDQIDKAPEERERGITISTAHVEYKTKNRHYAHVDCPGHADYVKNMITGAAQMDGAILVVSAADGPMPQTREHILLARQVGVPYIVVFLNKVDLLDDPELRELVEMEVRDLLKKYEFPGDTIPIVPGSAVKALEGDTSEIGEPAILKLMEAVDSYIPTPQRATDKPFLMPVEDVFSIAGRGTVATGRVERGIIKVGEEVEVVGLRATQKTVVTGVEMFRKLLDEGRAGDNIGALVRGLKREDMERGQVLAKPGSITPHTKFKAQIYVLSKEEGGRHTPFFKGYRPQFYFRTTDVTGTVKLPDNVEMVMPGDNIAIEVELITPVAMEKELRFAVREGGRTVGAGVVAEIIA